A segment of the Thermus thermamylovorans genome:
GCCGCCTGGCGGTTGGCGGAGGGGGGGGCCACGGTGTACGTCCACCCCCGGGGCGCTCCCCACCTCCTGGACCCCTCTCGCCTTCTGGCCTCCGCCGAGCGCATCTACGGCCCCATGCTGAGGCCCCTCTGGGGGGAACTCCGGGGGGTGCCCGAGGAAAGGGTGCGGGTCCTGGGGGACGGGGAGGTGGTGGATCTGGGAGGGCTTAGGGTGCAGGCCCTGGAGACCCTGGGCCACGCCAGCCACCACCACGCCTATCTGGTGGACGGGGCCCTCTTTGCCGGGGACATCGCCGGGGTGCGCATCGCCCCCGGGCCCGTCCTCCCCCCCACCCCCCCTCCCGACATCCACCTGGAGAGCTGGTACGCCTCCTTGGACCGCGTCCTGGCCCTCCGCCCCGAGGCCCTTTACCTCACCCATTTCGGGGCCTACCGGGACGTGGAGGCCCACCTCCTGGCCCTGCGCCAGGCCCTGGAGGACTGGGCGGGCTGGACCTTAAGCCGCCTCAAGGAGGGCCTTTCCCCCGAGGCCCTGACCCCCCGCTTCGAGGCCTACTG
Coding sequences within it:
- a CDS encoding MBL fold metallo-hydrolase, with product MVRVLDLRFQGAERVIASFLLDSREGPVLIETGPESTYPRLVEALREEGVAPEEVRHVFVTHIHLDHAGAAWRLAEGGATVYVHPRGAPHLLDPSRLLASAERIYGPMLRPLWGELRGVPEERVRVLGDGEVVDLGGLRVQALETLGHASHHHAYLVDGALFAGDIAGVRIAPGPVLPPTPPPDIHLESWYASLDRVLALRPEALYLTHFGAYRDVEAHLLALRQALEDWAGWTLSRLKEGLSPEALTPRFEAYWREGLLRAGVDEAGVHLYELADPPFMNLQGLVRYWQKHHPEALA